A genomic window from Aquabacterium sp. OR-4 includes:
- a CDS encoding DUF2145 domain-containing protein, whose amino-acid sequence MSGRWQHGIVRGLVRGLVRGLVRGLSCDPVRDPVHRPQPPRTLAGVRAAALTAALATALTTGLVATPAHAGQDCEPAAPGVEPVARGLALAEQVRGRLEASGAQVLLLARAGQDLSRHGLRWSHVGLAYRQPEDGRWRVLHKLNHCGTAEAALYRQGLGEFFLDTPHRYEAAFAPLAPELQAALLPRLRDAAQATRLHQPRYSMVAYAWGQRYQQSNQWALEMLAAGGGAGNRDAAQAWLQQRGFVPQVIQLDTFTRLGARMSMAHVAFDDHPTGERLAGRIATVTADAMFRWLRDEGLAGAVTVVR is encoded by the coding sequence TCGCGACCCGGTGCACCGCCCGCAGCCGCCACGCACCCTGGCCGGCGTGCGGGCCGCCGCGCTGACCGCCGCGTTGGCCACCGCGCTGACCACCGGGCTGGTGGCCACCCCGGCCCACGCCGGCCAGGACTGCGAGCCGGCGGCACCCGGCGTCGAGCCGGTGGCGCGCGGCCTGGCCCTGGCCGAACAGGTGCGCGGCCGGCTCGAGGCCAGCGGCGCGCAGGTGCTGCTGCTGGCGCGCGCCGGGCAGGACTTGTCGCGCCACGGCCTGCGCTGGTCGCATGTGGGCCTGGCCTATCGCCAGCCCGAGGATGGCCGCTGGCGCGTGCTGCACAAGCTCAACCACTGCGGCACGGCCGAGGCGGCGCTGTACCGCCAGGGCCTGGGCGAGTTTTTCCTCGACACGCCGCACCGCTACGAGGCCGCCTTTGCGCCGCTGGCGCCCGAGCTGCAGGCCGCCCTGCTGCCGCGGCTGCGCGATGCGGCCCAGGCCACGCGCCTGCACCAGCCGCGCTACAGCATGGTGGCCTACGCCTGGGGCCAGCGTTACCAGCAGAGCAACCAGTGGGCGCTGGAGATGCTGGCCGCCGGGGGCGGTGCCGGCAACCGCGACGCCGCCCAGGCCTGGCTGCAGCAGCGCGGCTTTGTGCCGCAGGTGATCCAGCTCGACACCTTCACGCGGCTGGGCGCGCGGATGTCGATGGCCCATGTGGCCTTTGACGACCACCCCACCGGCGAGCGCCTGGCCGGGCGCATTGCCACGGTGACGGCCGATGCCATGTTCCGCTGGCTGCGCGACGAGGGGCTCGCGGGCGCCGTCACAGTCGTGCGATAA